Proteins co-encoded in one Novosphingobium sp. PP1Y genomic window:
- a CDS encoding cyclic nucleotide-binding domain-containing protein, which produces MTRTGRFGRGDILFSEGDAVEGVLHVRSGSVEILRRRDGVEIVLGAIHSGQVLGEMSVVEKRARRSATARAVTDGEVEFIGSAEFLDRISRSPENARTLIERLCHRLHDLEDRFVEDEQRQQPPSARNSLGESLVVQNVMLAADSRGLRRQLPDPLCIDAVPFLVGRAALPGEQAPPRALNLELEDEVPLRLSRNHFAIIHHDGHYHVRDLRSTLGTLVNGRPIGEHFGSDLAPLVAGENEVVAGGKGSPFVFFITIVDEGNARR; this is translated from the coding sequence ATGACGCGCACCGGACGTTTCGGACGAGGCGACATTCTTTTCAGTGAAGGTGACGCCGTTGAAGGCGTTCTGCACGTCCGCAGCGGAAGCGTCGAAATTCTGCGTCGGCGGGACGGTGTGGAAATTGTTCTTGGAGCCATCCACAGCGGCCAGGTCCTCGGCGAGATGAGCGTTGTTGAAAAACGAGCTCGGCGCAGCGCGACAGCGCGTGCCGTCACGGACGGCGAAGTCGAGTTCATCGGCTCGGCCGAATTCCTCGATCGTATCAGCCGCTCCCCCGAAAACGCGCGAACCTTGATTGAACGACTTTGCCATCGACTCCACGATCTGGAAGATCGCTTCGTCGAAGATGAGCAGAGGCAGCAGCCGCCGTCGGCCAGGAATAGCCTTGGCGAATCCCTTGTGGTGCAGAACGTCATGCTGGCGGCCGACTCCCGGGGTTTGCGCCGGCAGTTGCCCGATCCGCTGTGTATTGACGCGGTTCCTTTCCTGGTCGGGAGGGCGGCTTTGCCGGGAGAACAGGCGCCGCCACGGGCATTGAACCTCGAGCTTGAGGACGAGGTTCCGTTGAGATTGTCTCGCAACCATTTCGCGATCATCCATCATGACGGGCATTACCACGTCCGCGACCTTCGCAGCACGTTGGGAACGCTGGTCAATGGCCGGCCTATCGGCGAGCATTTTGGCTCGGATTTGGCACCGCTCGTCGCAGGCGAAAATGAGGTGGTCGCGGGCGGAAAGGGTTCGCCCTTTGTGTTTTTCATCACCATTGTCGATGAGGGAAACGCGCGCCGATAA
- a CDS encoding acyl-CoA dehydrogenase family protein — protein sequence MPVSRPLATPDVHEVFNQTPALDVGNWFTSDRALTAAVRRAGGAQLERRLSRLGRRAASAEVVAWGILANRHVPTLENYDSQGRRIDEVAFHPAYHQLMGLGLGNGIAAAAWDGTSHGHVLHAAMSYLLGQVDAGTICPMTMTYAAVPVLSRESAVSEEWLPRILAARYDPASRPAADKASVTIGMTMTEKQGGSDLRANTTRAEPVDRARRTFSLTGHKWFCSAPMSDAFLTLAQTERGLSCFLVPRWLPDGRRNTGFRIVRLKDKLGDRSNATAEIEYDRAFSWRIGEEGRGIATILEAVQHTRLDCVVGSAAGMRGALVQALWHTQHRQCFGRRLADHPAMAAVLADLAVESEAATALALRIAAALDAGDPLTRLLTPVAKYWICKRLPGFAAEAMECLGGNGYVESSPMPCHFRQSPVNAIWEGSGNIVALDVLRVLQREPEAVEALRAFLAEPIGREANYDQWLNCIDLDCCEEARARELVERLALAAQAAILLLAQSPLAPVFCRSRLGAMGFTYGAAPGLTDARAVIERAMPKGSALGQGDA from the coding sequence ATGCCTGTATCAAGGCCGCTCGCCACGCCTGATGTGCATGAGGTGTTCAATCAGACACCAGCCCTGGATGTCGGCAACTGGTTTACCAGTGATCGGGCTTTGACTGCAGCGGTGAGAAGGGCGGGTGGCGCACAGCTCGAAAGGCGGCTGTCACGCCTGGGCCGCCGGGCGGCTTCGGCCGAGGTGGTTGCGTGGGGCATATTAGCCAATCGCCATGTCCCGACCCTCGAAAATTACGATTCCCAGGGCCGCCGCATCGACGAAGTCGCATTCCATCCGGCCTATCACCAGCTCATGGGCTTGGGACTTGGCAATGGCATCGCTGCGGCAGCTTGGGATGGCACGTCGCACGGCCATGTGCTTCACGCCGCCATGAGCTATCTTCTTGGTCAGGTGGATGCCGGCACGATCTGCCCGATGACGATGACCTACGCCGCAGTGCCGGTTCTGAGTAGGGAATCAGCAGTCTCCGAGGAATGGTTGCCGCGTATCCTCGCCGCCCGTTACGATCCGGCTTCACGGCCCGCCGCCGACAAGGCGAGCGTGACGATCGGCATGACGATGACCGAAAAACAGGGCGGTTCCGACCTGCGCGCCAATACCACTCGCGCCGAGCCGGTTGATCGCGCACGCCGGACGTTCTCGCTTACGGGACACAAATGGTTCTGCTCGGCACCGATGAGCGATGCTTTCCTGACCCTTGCCCAGACAGAGCGGGGACTGAGCTGTTTCCTCGTCCCGCGGTGGCTACCCGATGGCCGGCGCAACACAGGTTTCCGAATCGTGCGGCTCAAGGACAAGCTGGGCGACAGGTCCAATGCGACGGCGGAGATCGAATATGATCGGGCTTTCTCCTGGCGCATCGGAGAGGAAGGTCGCGGCATTGCCACGATACTCGAGGCGGTGCAGCACACGCGCCTCGACTGTGTCGTCGGATCGGCCGCTGGCATGCGTGGTGCGCTTGTGCAGGCACTCTGGCACACGCAGCATCGCCAATGTTTTGGGCGCCGTCTTGCCGATCATCCGGCCATGGCGGCGGTGCTCGCTGATCTCGCGGTAGAAAGCGAGGCCGCGACCGCGCTCGCCCTTCGGATCGCTGCGGCGCTTGACGCCGGTGATCCGCTGACACGGCTGCTCACGCCCGTCGCCAAATACTGGATCTGCAAGCGTCTGCCAGGCTTTGCCGCGGAGGCGATGGAGTGCCTGGGGGGCAATGGCTATGTCGAAAGCAGCCCCATGCCTTGCCATTTTCGCCAATCCCCCGTCAATGCGATCTGGGAAGGCTCGGGCAACATTGTCGCGCTCGATGTGCTCCGAGTTCTGCAGCGCGAACCCGAGGCGGTAGAAGCGCTTCGAGCCTTTCTTGCGGAGCCCATCGGGCGAGAGGCGAATTATGACCAATGGCTGAACTGCATCGATCTTGACTGTTGCGAGGAAGCCCGCGCGAGAGAACTTGTGGAACGGCTTGCGCTCGCCGCGCAGGCGGCGATCCTTCTCCTGGCGCAAAGCCCCCTGGCACCGGTCTTCTGCAGGTCGAGGCTTGGTGCCATGGGATTCACCTACGGTGCTGCCCCCGGTTTAACCGACGCGCGGGCTGTCATAGAGCGTGCGATGCCCAAGGGCTCCGCACTGGGGCAGGGCGATGCATGA